A single Bacillus sp. OxB-1 DNA region contains:
- a CDS encoding PolC-type DNA polymerase III, translated as MEAISKLHVLLQQIGMTEDEFAVHFDQAVLERVNIHRKSRVWQFNLALQKPLPAPIYTIFSRRVAEAFAAIASIRLHITSQWDETEEQLYLDYWTIALEEIQDMSPPIRELLSTQQPVMAGNKMVLQCNNELEFQTLKSKYAERISDVYSSFGFGKPAVEFKVREETGDAEAARIAFMKERQAEEEALAQKALSDMKQRETTKKENGASVSGPFQLGIPIKADEPLMEIKDIQDEERRVTIEGYVFDVEIRELRSGRSLLTIKVTDYTDSILVKMFSRDNEDAEMMKSLKKGTWVRARGGIQNDTFVRDLIMMAQDIMEVAPVIRKDNAPDDRKRVELHAHTMMSQMDAVVSASNLVAQAAKWGHPAIAITDHANVQSFPEAYSAGKKHGIKVIFGLEANLVDDGVPIVYDEQHRALQDDTYVVFDVETTGLSAVYDTIIELAAVRVRNGEIIESFERFANPHHPLSSTTTELTGITDDMVKDAPEVEEVIRDFIEFIGDSVLVAHNAKFDMGFFYESAKRAGLETPAYPVIDTLELARFIHPELRNHRLNTLAKKYDIELTQHHRAIYDTEATAHLFVRLMKEVDGKGIRYLDELNQHVGEGDAYKRSRPSHCTLLAVDDEGLKNLFKLVSYSHMDYFYRVPRIPRSLLTKYRKGLLVGSGCDKGEVFEGLMQKSMDEVEDIAKFYDFLEVHPKPVYSHLVELELIRDEWNMEDIMRKMIKLGKKVGLPVCATGNVHYIDETDAKFREVLVRSQGGANPMNRHSLPAVHFRTTDEMLDEFSFLGEQVAEEIVVDNPRKILERIGDVKPIKDDLYTPTIEGADQEVRDLTYSMAHAIYGDSLPEIIEARIEKELTSIIGHGFAVIYLISHKLVKKSLDDGYLVGSRGSVGSSFVATMMEITEVNPMPPHYVCPSCKTSEFFTDGSVSSGYDLPDKACPSCGTMFKKDGQDIPFETFLGFKGDKVPDIDLNFSGEYQAHAHNYTKELFGEDYVYRAGTIGTVAEKTAYGYVRGYMNDNGLNFRGAEVDRLVQGCSGVKRNTGQHPGGIIVVPDNLEIFDFTPIQFPADDTGSSWRTTHFDFHSIDNNLLKLDILGHDDPTMIKMLQDLSGIDPLTIPPDDEGVMKLFSGTESLGVTEEQIGCKTGTLGVPEFGTRFVRQMLEETKPSTFSELIQISGLSHGTDVWLGNAQELIQNKICELSDVIGCRDDIMVYLIYQGLEPSLAFKIMESVRKGKGLTPEFEAEMKANNVPDWYIDSCKKIKYMFPKAHAAAYVLMALRIAYFKVHHPLFYYAAYFTVRATDYDLATMTKGSASIRAQIKEINAKGLDASPKEKSLLTVLEIALEMCERGFHFAKPDLYKSDATQFIIEGNSLIPPFNAIPSLGTNVAKTIEEARKDGEFLSKEDFQQRGRVSKTIIEYMDALGCLEGMPDANQLSLF; from the coding sequence TTCTCCCGCCGGGTGGCGGAAGCCTTCGCTGCGATCGCCAGTATTAGATTACATATTACGAGCCAATGGGACGAAACGGAGGAACAGCTCTATTTGGATTATTGGACGATTGCCTTGGAGGAAATCCAGGACATGTCTCCGCCGATCCGGGAGCTGCTCAGCACTCAACAGCCTGTGATGGCTGGAAATAAAATGGTTCTCCAGTGCAATAACGAGTTGGAATTCCAAACATTGAAAAGTAAATATGCGGAACGGATTTCGGATGTCTACAGCTCCTTCGGTTTCGGGAAACCTGCGGTCGAATTCAAGGTGAGGGAAGAGACCGGAGATGCAGAGGCGGCCCGGATCGCTTTCATGAAGGAACGACAAGCGGAAGAAGAGGCATTGGCACAGAAGGCATTGTCGGACATGAAACAGCGGGAAACGACCAAGAAGGAGAACGGCGCCTCGGTATCCGGGCCTTTCCAACTTGGGATTCCGATCAAGGCGGACGAGCCCCTTATGGAAATCAAAGATATCCAGGACGAGGAGCGGCGCGTTACGATCGAAGGCTATGTGTTTGACGTCGAAATCCGGGAATTGCGAAGTGGCCGTTCTTTGTTGACTATTAAAGTGACCGATTATACCGACTCCATTTTGGTGAAAATGTTCTCCCGGGACAATGAAGACGCCGAAATGATGAAATCGTTGAAAAAAGGGACATGGGTCCGTGCCCGTGGCGGCATCCAGAACGACACCTTCGTCCGGGATCTCATTATGATGGCCCAAGACATCATGGAAGTCGCGCCGGTCATTCGGAAAGACAACGCCCCGGACGATCGGAAGCGAGTCGAGCTGCATGCCCACACGATGATGAGCCAGATGGATGCGGTCGTGTCCGCGTCGAATCTCGTCGCGCAGGCGGCAAAATGGGGGCATCCGGCAATCGCCATCACGGACCATGCCAACGTACAGTCGTTCCCGGAAGCCTATTCCGCCGGGAAAAAACATGGCATCAAAGTCATCTTCGGATTGGAAGCGAATTTGGTCGACGACGGCGTGCCGATTGTCTATGATGAACAGCATCGCGCCCTGCAGGATGACACCTATGTCGTCTTCGACGTGGAGACAACAGGGTTGTCCGCTGTCTACGATACGATTATAGAGCTGGCGGCTGTCCGTGTCCGGAACGGAGAAATCATCGAATCATTCGAGCGGTTCGCCAATCCGCATCACCCGCTTTCTTCAACGACAACGGAGTTGACCGGTATTACGGATGACATGGTGAAAGACGCACCTGAAGTCGAGGAGGTCATCCGGGATTTCATTGAATTCATCGGCGATTCGGTTCTGGTTGCGCATAATGCGAAATTCGACATGGGGTTCTTCTACGAATCCGCCAAGCGTGCGGGCTTGGAGACGCCTGCGTATCCGGTTATCGATACGTTGGAGCTGGCGCGCTTCATTCACCCGGAGTTGCGCAATCACCGGCTGAATACGCTAGCGAAAAAATACGATATCGAACTGACCCAGCATCACCGGGCCATTTACGATACGGAAGCGACGGCTCATCTCTTCGTCCGGCTTATGAAGGAAGTCGACGGAAAAGGGATCCGATACTTGGATGAACTTAATCAGCATGTCGGGGAAGGAGATGCGTATAAGCGCTCCCGTCCTTCCCACTGCACTCTGCTGGCGGTGGATGATGAAGGGCTGAAGAATTTATTTAAACTGGTGTCCTATTCCCATATGGATTATTTCTATCGGGTGCCGCGGATCCCGCGATCGCTCCTGACCAAGTACCGGAAAGGGCTGCTCGTCGGTTCCGGATGCGATAAAGGGGAAGTGTTCGAAGGATTGATGCAGAAGTCGATGGACGAGGTGGAGGATATCGCGAAGTTCTACGATTTCTTGGAAGTGCATCCGAAACCGGTCTATTCTCATCTGGTCGAGCTTGAATTGATTCGGGATGAGTGGAATATGGAAGATATCATGCGAAAAATGATCAAGCTCGGGAAGAAAGTCGGACTGCCGGTCTGTGCGACGGGGAACGTCCATTACATTGACGAGACGGATGCCAAGTTCCGCGAAGTGCTCGTCCGCTCGCAAGGAGGCGCCAATCCGATGAATCGGCACTCGCTTCCTGCCGTCCATTTCCGGACGACGGACGAGATGCTCGATGAATTTTCGTTTTTAGGGGAACAGGTTGCCGAGGAAATCGTCGTGGACAATCCGCGCAAGATTTTGGAGCGGATCGGGGACGTCAAGCCGATCAAAGATGATCTATATACGCCGACAATCGAAGGGGCGGACCAGGAAGTCCGGGATTTGACTTATTCGATGGCGCATGCAATCTATGGGGATTCATTGCCCGAGATTATCGAAGCGCGGATTGAGAAAGAATTGACATCGATCATCGGCCACGGCTTCGCGGTCATTTATCTCATCTCCCATAAGCTGGTGAAGAAATCATTGGATGACGGCTATTTGGTCGGTTCGCGCGGGTCTGTCGGTTCCTCTTTCGTTGCGACGATGATGGAAATCACCGAGGTGAACCCGATGCCGCCGCATTACGTCTGCCCTTCCTGCAAGACGAGCGAGTTCTTCACCGATGGTTCCGTCAGTTCGGGGTATGATCTTCCGGATAAAGCTTGTCCTTCCTGCGGGACGATGTTCAAGAAGGACGGACAGGACATCCCGTTCGAGACGTTTCTCGGATTCAAAGGGGATAAAGTTCCCGATATCGACTTGAACTTCAGCGGAGAGTATCAAGCCCATGCCCATAATTATACGAAAGAGCTGTTCGGGGAGGACTATGTGTACCGTGCGGGAACGATCGGTACGGTTGCGGAAAAGACGGCGTATGGGTACGTACGCGGCTATATGAATGATAATGGCCTGAACTTCCGGGGAGCGGAAGTGGACCGGCTTGTCCAAGGATGTTCCGGGGTCAAACGGAACACCGGGCAGCATCCGGGCGGCATTATCGTCGTCCCGGATAACCTGGAGATCTTCGACTTCACCCCGATCCAATTCCCGGCGGATGACACAGGCTCCAGTTGGCGGACGACCCATTTCGACTTCCACTCCATCGACAACAACTTGCTGAAGCTTGATATCCTTGGACATGATGATCCGACGATGATCAAAATGCTGCAGGATTTGTCGGGGATCGATCCATTGACGATCCCGCCGGATGACGAAGGGGTCATGAAGCTGTTCAGCGGAACGGAATCCCTTGGGGTGACGGAAGAGCAGATCGGCTGTAAGACCGGAACCCTCGGTGTGCCGGAGTTCGGGACGCGGTTTGTCCGGCAAATGCTTGAGGAAACGAAGCCGTCGACATTTTCGGAACTGATCCAGATTTCGGGACTGTCGCACGGCACGGACGTATGGCTCGGCAATGCCCAGGAATTGATCCAGAATAAAATCTGTGAATTGTCGGATGTGATCGGTTGTCGGGATGATATTATGGTGTATTTGATCTACCAAGGATTGGAGCCGTCGTTGGCGTTCAAAATCATGGAATCCGTCCGGAAAGGGAAAGGATTGACGCCGGAGTTCGAAGCGGAGATGAAGGCGAACAACGTGCCGGATTGGTATATCGACTCCTGTAAAAAGATCAAGTACATGTTCCCGAAAGCGCACGCCGCCGCTTATGTGCTCATGGCATTGCGGATCGCTTATTTCAAAGTGCATCATCCGCTGTTCTACTACGCCGCGTATTTCACTGTGCGGGCGACCGATTATGATTTGGCGACGATGACGAAAGGATCGGCATCCATCCGAGCCCAGATCAAAGAAATCAATGCGAAAGGTTTGGATGCGTCCCCGAAAGAGAAAAGTTTGCTCACCGTCTTGGAGATCGCCTTGGAAATGTGTGAACGGGGTTTCCATTTCGCGAAACCGGATCTGTACAAATCGGATGCGACTCAATTCATCATTGAAGGGAATTCGCTGATTCCGCCGTTCAATGCCATCCCTTCGCTTGGTACGAACGTAGCAAAGACGATCGAGGAAGCGAGAAAAGATGGGGAGTTCCT